From Eleftheria terrae, the proteins below share one genomic window:
- a CDS encoding ATP-binding protein codes for MPAPLTTGAFARVRTRLLAAFLILLVAALSLATVGWVGMRGAQQAVAGFEGELLPNIADALELAERTTQLAAVAPKLGESRSAGEFDADAAAVEDLLQQIGRHAGSLPSGGELSGRLAGLQGEVKRDLTQLLALTRRKLELQQAFEAQLARLEQVGSELHAPGRRGAAPDPALVVAWSSLVLGASADAAATLGRLEADVEVSMLAARRRGALARHSEQTRQALQDLTRGTDGLLSRRRALLELERRSAYLVVLTRANATELSDTVSRYVAGLRDAASERSDAVKRAVRFGETGMLLLQLACLLIAVLATRYVRRLVAGIEKITEVMSRLAQGDTAQPTPATSRRDELGALARTFEVFREALVAKQRLVNDLRTQKEMIATVHESMTDALAVFDTAGRLLLWNPQLGRLLARHGITPRAGLPAGELLARLPADSRWTVPGRIGQRPLAGARPLHFEAFDHVELHLPGGIVLDTRTRAVPGTGAVTLITDLSARRAIDLQLQHAQKLEVLGQLTGGVAHDFNNYLGTILGTLPLLQPDLRQEPQALGRLARVQRVAASAAGLTRRLLAFARRQPLQAETVVVDDMVEEMRDLVEYSAGPLVQVELALQAEGRCLQIDRGQLENALLNLVLNSAAAMPEGGRLTVATSVAEGRLRLQVTDTGVGIPEAALGKVFDPFYTTKPAGEGCGLGLSIVYGFVKQSGGEVDIRSQAGQGTCIALSFPAGEAGGPSMRGAPPSAPDAGAALAGGQVMVVDDDEAFGATVADMLQSAGARVRVLPSAEAALQALEQGAGCGLLLSDVCLCQGLDGLRLRQEVQARWPGLPVVLMSGLSAEMLQGRTGWDPSQPFLQKPFDARLLAEAVQPLLRQPRPAGAALP; via the coding sequence ATGCCCGCCCCGCTGACCACCGGCGCCTTCGCGCGCGTGCGCACCCGCCTGCTGGCGGCCTTCCTGATCCTGCTGGTGGCCGCGCTGTCGCTGGCCACCGTGGGCTGGGTGGGCATGCGCGGCGCGCAGCAGGCGGTGGCCGGCTTCGAGGGCGAGCTGCTGCCCAACATCGCCGACGCGCTGGAGCTGGCCGAGCGCACCACCCAGCTGGCGGCGGTGGCGCCCAAGCTCGGCGAGTCGCGCAGCGCCGGCGAGTTCGATGCCGACGCGGCGGCGGTGGAAGACCTGCTGCAACAGATCGGCCGACATGCCGGCTCGCTGCCGTCCGGCGGCGAGCTGAGCGGCCGGCTGGCGGGGCTGCAGGGCGAGGTCAAGCGCGACCTGACCCAGCTGCTCGCCCTGACGCGACGCAAGCTGGAGCTGCAGCAGGCTTTCGAGGCGCAGCTGGCGCGGCTGGAGCAGGTGGGCAGCGAGCTGCACGCGCCGGGCCGGCGGGGCGCGGCGCCCGATCCGGCCCTGGTGGTGGCCTGGTCCAGCCTGGTGCTGGGGGCGTCGGCCGATGCGGCGGCGACGCTGGGGCGGCTGGAAGCCGACGTCGAAGTGTCCATGCTGGCCGCCCGCCGGCGCGGTGCGCTGGCCCGGCACAGCGAGCAGACCCGGCAGGCCCTGCAGGACCTGACACGCGGGACCGACGGCCTGCTGTCACGCCGGCGCGCCCTGCTGGAGCTGGAGCGGCGCAGCGCCTACCTGGTGGTGCTGACGCGCGCCAATGCCACCGAGCTGAGCGACACCGTGTCGCGCTATGTCGCCGGCCTGCGCGATGCGGCCAGCGAGCGCAGCGATGCGGTCAAGCGCGCGGTGCGCTTCGGCGAGACCGGCATGCTGCTGCTGCAGCTGGCCTGCCTGCTGATTGCGGTGCTGGCCACCCGCTATGTGCGTCGGCTGGTGGCCGGCATCGAGAAGATCACTGAGGTGATGTCCCGCCTGGCGCAGGGCGACACCGCCCAGCCGACCCCGGCCACCAGCCGGCGCGACGAGCTGGGCGCGCTGGCACGCACCTTCGAGGTCTTCCGCGAGGCGCTGGTGGCCAAGCAGCGCTTGGTCAACGACTTGCGCACCCAGAAGGAGATGATCGCGACGGTGCACGAGAGCATGACCGATGCGCTGGCGGTCTTCGACACCGCCGGCCGGCTGTTGCTGTGGAACCCGCAGCTGGGCCGCCTGCTGGCCCGCCATGGCATCACCCCGCGTGCCGGCCTGCCGGCCGGCGAGCTGCTGGCGCGCTTGCCGGCGGACAGCCGTTGGACGGTGCCGGGGCGCATCGGCCAGCGGCCGCTGGCCGGCGCCCGGCCGCTGCATTTCGAGGCCTTCGACCATGTGGAGCTGCACCTGCCGGGGGGCATCGTGCTGGACACCCGCACCCGGGCCGTGCCGGGCACCGGCGCGGTGACCCTCATCACCGACCTGAGCGCCCGCCGCGCCATCGACCTGCAGCTGCAGCATGCACAGAAGCTGGAGGTGTTGGGGCAGCTGACAGGCGGCGTCGCCCACGACTTCAACAACTACCTGGGCACCATCCTTGGCACCTTGCCGTTGCTGCAGCCGGATCTGCGGCAGGAGCCCCAGGCGCTGGGCCGGCTGGCTCGCGTCCAGCGCGTGGCGGCCAGCGCCGCCGGGCTGACCCGCCGCCTGCTCGCCTTCGCCCGGCGCCAGCCCTTGCAGGCCGAAACCGTGGTGGTGGACGACATGGTCGAGGAGATGCGGGACCTGGTCGAGTACAGCGCCGGGCCGCTGGTGCAGGTGGAGCTGGCCCTGCAGGCCGAGGGCCGCTGCCTGCAGATTGACCGCGGGCAGCTGGAGAACGCGCTGCTCAACCTGGTGCTCAACAGCGCCGCTGCCATGCCCGAAGGCGGGCGCCTGACCGTCGCCACCTCGGTGGCCGAGGGCCGGCTGCGCCTGCAGGTGACCGACACCGGGGTGGGCATTCCCGAAGCGGCGCTCGGCAAGGTGTTCGACCCGTTCTACACCACCAAGCCGGCGGGCGAGGGCTGCGGGCTGGGACTGTCCATCGTCTACGGCTTCGTCAAGCAGTCGGGCGGCGAGGTCGACATCCGCAGCCAGGCGGGGCAGGGCACCTGCATCGCCCTCAGCTTTCCGGCCGGCGAAGCCGGGGGGCCGTCCATGCGCGGTGCGCCGCCGTCGGCGCCCGATGCCGGCGCTGCCCTGGCCGGCGGCCAGGTGATGGTGGTGGACGACGACGAGGCCTTTGGCGCCACGGTGGCCGACATGCTGCAATCGGCCGGGGCCCGGGTGCGGGTGCTGCCGTCCGCCGAGGCGGCGTTGCAGGCCCTGGAGCAGGGCGCCGGCTGCGGCCTGCTGCTGTCCGACGTCTGCCTGTGCCAGGGCCTTGACGGCTTGCGCCTGCGGCAGGAGGTGCAGGCCCGCTGGCCGGGGCTGCCGGTGGTGCTGATGTCCGGCCTCTCGGCCGAGATGCTGCAGGGCCGCACCGGCTGGGACCCGAGCCAGCCCTTCCTGCAGAAGCCCTTCGATGCCCGGCTGCTGGCCGAGGCGGTGCAGCCGCTGCTGCGGCAGCCCCGGCCGGCCGGGGCGGCGCTGCCATAA
- a CDS encoding ABC transporter substrate-binding protein, giving the protein MNPGHKLAAALAALLAAAASPAASLKISCGAVGQELEMCRSAAQDWARKTGHEVQVVATPNDGSERLALYQQVLSSRSDKIDVFQVDVVWPGMLAGHLLDLQPYAKGAQQQHFPGILASVQVGGQLVAMPWFTDAGLLYYRKDLLAKHGQKVPATWEELGASAKKIQEAERATGNDRMWGYVWQGRAYEGLTCNALEWIASHGGGTVVAADGKVDIGNPRAVKAIETAAGWVGTISPTAVLNYGEEDARGVFQAGNAVYMRNWPYAWSLSQAEGSAVRGKVGVAVLPSGSGAGGRHAATLGGQLLAVSKYSKHPEAAADLVMYMTSKAVQKERALKGSFNPTITELYQDADILKANPFIGELRDTFTHAVGRPATVTGAKYNQLSNQFWNAVHEVLSGKARAEASLAGLDASAKRLGRGGKWQ; this is encoded by the coding sequence ATGAACCCCGGACACAAGCTGGCGGCCGCCCTGGCCGCGCTGCTCGCCGCGGCGGCCAGCCCCGCCGCTTCCCTCAAGATCTCGTGCGGCGCGGTCGGCCAGGAGCTGGAAATGTGCCGCAGCGCCGCCCAGGACTGGGCCCGCAAGACCGGCCACGAAGTGCAGGTGGTCGCCACGCCCAACGACGGCAGCGAGCGGCTGGCGCTGTACCAGCAGGTGCTCAGCTCGCGCTCGGACAAGATCGATGTGTTCCAGGTCGATGTGGTCTGGCCCGGCATGCTGGCCGGTCACCTGCTCGACCTGCAGCCGTATGCCAAGGGTGCGCAGCAGCAGCACTTCCCCGGCATTCTCGCCAGTGTGCAGGTCGGCGGGCAGCTGGTGGCGATGCCCTGGTTCACCGATGCGGGCCTGCTGTACTACCGCAAGGACCTGCTGGCCAAGCACGGCCAGAAGGTGCCGGCCACCTGGGAGGAGCTGGGCGCCAGCGCCAAGAAGATCCAGGAGGCCGAGCGGGCCACCGGCAACGACCGCATGTGGGGCTATGTCTGGCAGGGCCGGGCCTATGAAGGCCTGACCTGCAATGCGCTGGAATGGATCGCGAGCCATGGCGGCGGCACCGTGGTGGCGGCCGACGGCAAGGTCGACATCGGCAACCCGCGGGCGGTCAAGGCCATCGAGACGGCGGCCGGCTGGGTCGGCACCATCTCGCCCACCGCGGTGCTGAACTATGGCGAGGAGGACGCGCGCGGCGTCTTCCAGGCCGGCAATGCGGTCTACATGCGCAACTGGCCGTATGCCTGGTCGCTGTCACAGGCGGAGGGCAGCGCGGTCCGGGGCAAGGTGGGCGTCGCGGTGCTGCCCAGCGGCAGCGGCGCGGGCGGGCGACATGCCGCCACGCTGGGCGGGCAGCTGCTGGCGGTGTCCAAGTACTCCAAGCACCCCGAGGCCGCGGCCGACCTGGTGATGTACATGACCAGCAAGGCCGTGCAGAAGGAGCGAGCGCTGAAAGGCTCCTTCAACCCCACCATCACCGAGCTGTACCAGGATGCCGACATCCTGAAGGCCAACCCCTTCATCGGCGAACTGCGCGACACCTTCACCCACGCGGTGGGCCGTCCGGCCACCGTCACCGGCGCGAAGTACAACCAGCTGAGCAACCAGTTCTGGAACGCGGTGCACGAGGTGCTGTCGGGCAAGGCGCGGGCCGAGGCCTCGCTGGCCGGGCTGGATGCCTCGGCCAAGCGCCTCGGCCGCGGCGGCAAGTGGCAGTGA
- a CDS encoding carbohydrate ABC transporter permease: protein MQGTSTSVAGSASSGAAKAAALSLPEAARPARAGSALAAQRSRRAWLMLAPVGVVLLLVAGWPLARTIWFSFTDAQLGGLADAQFVGLENYLGEYGLLRDEQWWGSVANTLRFALLSVSIETVLGLGVALLLNHPSRGRTLLRAAVLVPWAIPTVVSAKMWSWMLHDQFGVVNHYLMALGLLSAPVAWTANPDLALFTVVLVDVWKTTPFMALLILAALQMVPADCYEAARVDGVPAFTVFRKVTLPLILPGVAVAMIFRLLDALRVFDLIYVMTSNSRTTKSMSVFVREQLIDFQQVGYGSAAATLVFFTIALLTLLYMGLLRPALQKVEA, encoded by the coding sequence ATGCAAGGCACATCCACCTCGGTAGCGGGCAGCGCTTCTTCCGGGGCGGCGAAGGCGGCTGCCCTGTCCCTGCCGGAGGCGGCGCGGCCGGCCCGCGCCGGCTCGGCACTCGCGGCCCAGCGCAGCCGGCGCGCCTGGCTGATGCTGGCGCCGGTGGGGGTGGTGCTGCTGCTGGTGGCCGGCTGGCCGCTGGCGCGCACCATCTGGTTCAGCTTCACCGATGCGCAGCTCGGTGGCCTGGCCGACGCCCAGTTCGTCGGCCTGGAGAACTACCTCGGCGAATACGGCCTGCTGCGCGACGAGCAATGGTGGGGCTCGGTGGCCAACACGCTGCGCTTCGCGCTGCTGTCGGTCAGCATCGAGACCGTGCTGGGCCTCGGCGTGGCGCTGCTGCTGAACCATCCGTCGCGCGGGCGCACGCTGCTGCGGGCGGCGGTACTCGTGCCCTGGGCCATTCCGACGGTGGTGTCGGCCAAGATGTGGAGCTGGATGCTGCACGACCAGTTCGGCGTGGTGAACCACTACCTGATGGCCCTGGGGCTGCTGTCCGCGCCGGTGGCCTGGACGGCCAACCCGGACCTGGCGCTGTTCACGGTGGTGCTGGTGGACGTGTGGAAGACCACGCCCTTCATGGCCCTGCTGATCCTGGCCGCGCTGCAGATGGTGCCCGCCGACTGCTACGAGGCCGCCCGGGTGGACGGGGTGCCGGCCTTCACGGTGTTCCGCAAGGTCACCCTGCCGCTGATCCTGCCTGGCGTGGCGGTGGCGATGATCTTCCGGCTGCTGGATGCGCTGCGGGTGTTCGACCTGATCTACGTGATGACCTCCAACAGCCGCACGACCAAGAGCATGTCGGTCTTCGTGCGCGAGCAGCTGATCGACTTCCAGCAGGTCGGCTACGGCTCGGCCGCCGCGACGCTGGTGTTCTTCACCATCGCGCTGCTGACGCTGCTCTACATGGGCCTGCTGCGCCCGGCCCTGCAGAAGGTGGAAGCCTGA
- a CDS encoding carbohydrate ABC transporter permease, with protein MSKKRMSLSRLGYLAASALLVGFSVFPFLYAVSSSLKGRTGLFSPEFLPAHPTLENYVGVFSEQPFAHNLLNSVVVAGGVVLLSLGLSLMAAWALGRVDFRGRGALLLTVLSASMFPQVAVLSGMFELVRWAGLYDHLGALLIADLLLTLPFTVWVLVTFMKQLPRELEEAATMDGVGVFTLVFRIFLPLLWPAVAATGLLAFIAAWNEFLFALTFTLSTEQRTVPVAISMISGPSGYELPWGSIMAASVVVTLPLVGLVLYFQRLIVSGLTAGAVKG; from the coding sequence ATGAGCAAGAAACGAATGAGCCTGTCCCGGCTCGGCTACCTCGCCGCTTCTGCGCTGCTGGTGGGGTTCTCGGTGTTCCCCTTCCTCTATGCGGTGTCGAGCTCGCTGAAAGGGCGTACCGGCCTGTTCTCGCCCGAGTTTCTGCCGGCGCATCCGACGCTGGAGAACTACGTCGGCGTCTTCAGCGAGCAGCCCTTCGCGCACAACCTGCTGAACTCTGTCGTGGTGGCGGGCGGCGTGGTGCTGCTCTCGCTGGGCCTGAGCCTGATGGCGGCCTGGGCGCTCGGCCGGGTCGACTTCCGCGGCCGCGGGGCCTTGCTGCTGACCGTGCTGTCGGCCTCCATGTTCCCGCAGGTGGCGGTGCTGTCCGGCATGTTCGAGCTGGTGCGCTGGGCCGGGCTCTACGACCACCTGGGCGCGCTGTTGATTGCCGACCTGCTGCTCACGCTGCCGTTCACCGTCTGGGTGCTGGTGACCTTCATGAAGCAGCTGCCGCGCGAGCTGGAGGAGGCGGCGACGATGGACGGCGTGGGCGTCTTCACGCTGGTGTTCCGCATCTTCCTGCCGCTGCTGTGGCCGGCGGTGGCGGCCACCGGGCTGCTGGCCTTCATCGCCGCCTGGAACGAGTTCCTCTTCGCGCTGACCTTCACCCTCTCGACCGAGCAGCGCACCGTGCCGGTGGCCATCTCGATGATCAGCGGGCCCAGCGGCTACGAGCTGCCCTGGGGCAGCATCATGGCCGCCTCGGTGGTCGTCACGCTGCCGCTGGTGGGGCTGGTGCTGTACTTCCAACGCCTGATCGTCTCCGGCCTCACCGCCGGGGCGGTCAAGGGCTGA
- a CDS encoding ABC transporter ATP-binding protein: MSPTPTSRIELRQVAKRFADTSVLEGIDLSVAPGEFCVFIGPSGCGKSTLLRLIAGLDDPSSGDIAIDGVRVNDRPPSARQVAMVFQSYALYPHMTVYENMAFGLQQQRLDKAEIARRVQEASRALRLEALLERKPRALSGGQRQRVAIGRAIVRKPRVFLFDEPLSNLDASLRVATRVEIARLHRELGDVSMVYVTHDQVEAMTLATKIVLLRPNPSAHGGQSIAQVGHPLELYHHPANRFVAGFIGSPSMNFLPAVSSGGTDACLQARWNGQVLSALVRPAGAPGEAVTLGIRPEHVRLGQGPHRAPVTHVERLGEHSYVYLALPGAEAPLLAKTQDEQIEIGRELAFELPAEALHVFTADGQAMPRTTRQPGSVRAA; this comes from the coding sequence ATGAGTCCCACCCCCACGAGCCGCATCGAGTTGCGCCAGGTGGCCAAGCGTTTTGCCGACACCAGCGTGCTGGAAGGCATCGACCTGAGCGTGGCGCCGGGCGAGTTCTGCGTGTTCATCGGGCCTTCGGGCTGCGGGAAGTCCACGCTGCTGCGCCTGATCGCGGGCCTGGACGACCCGAGCAGCGGCGACATCGCCATCGACGGCGTGCGGGTCAACGACCGGCCACCCTCGGCCCGCCAGGTGGCGATGGTGTTCCAGAGCTATGCCTTGTACCCGCACATGACGGTCTACGAGAACATGGCCTTCGGCCTGCAGCAGCAGCGCCTGGACAAGGCCGAGATCGCCCGCCGGGTGCAGGAGGCATCGCGAGCGCTGCGGCTGGAGGCCTTGCTGGAGCGCAAGCCGCGCGCGCTGTCGGGCGGGCAGCGGCAACGGGTGGCCATTGGCCGCGCCATCGTGCGCAAGCCACGGGTGTTCCTGTTCGACGAGCCGCTGTCCAACCTCGATGCCTCGCTGCGGGTGGCCACCCGGGTGGAGATTGCGCGGCTGCACCGGGAGCTGGGCGACGTCAGCATGGTCTATGTCACCCACGACCAGGTCGAGGCCATGACCTTGGCGACCAAGATCGTGCTGCTGCGGCCCAACCCTTCGGCCCACGGCGGGCAGAGCATTGCCCAGGTGGGGCATCCGCTGGAGCTGTACCACCATCCGGCCAACCGTTTCGTGGCCGGCTTCATCGGCTCGCCGTCGATGAACTTCCTGCCGGCCGTGAGCAGCGGCGGCACCGACGCCTGCCTGCAGGCCCGCTGGAACGGCCAGGTGCTGAGCGCCCTGGTGCGGCCAGCGGGGGCACCGGGCGAGGCGGTGACGCTCGGCATCCGGCCCGAGCACGTGCGGCTGGGGCAGGGCCCGCACCGCGCACCGGTCACGCATGTGGAGCGGCTGGGCGAACACAGCTATGTCTACCTGGCGCTGCCGGGGGCGGAGGCGCCGCTGCTGGCCAAGACGCAGGACGAGCAGATCGAGATCGGCCGCGAGCTGGCCTTCGAGCTGCCGGCCGAGGCCTTGCACGTGTTCACCGCCGACGGCCAGGCGATGCCCCGCACCACGCGCCAGCCGGGCAGCGTGCGCGCGGCATAG
- the bcsZ gene encoding cellulose synthase complex periplasmic endoglucanase BcsZ: MQYPRPRKTRMPRRPAYQPARRHLALAGPAWLLLPRWAHGNEGRPPAPCARWPLWEAYLAHFVQADGRVIDDQHATRYTTSEGQAYTLFFALVANDRDRFDTLLQWTERHLAGGDLHDRLPGWRWGRHDDGRWTLIDANSAADADLWLAHTLFEAARLWKQPRYGGLAYALLSRVKEQEIVTLPGLGPMLLPAPLGFVLGPGLWRLNPSYLALHQLRAFQRIDPSGPWQALADNTLTLLRGACTRGYAPDWVNYSAARGWHAGRDSPPLGSYDAVRCYLWAGLLAPRDPLRGALLAVLGGMRRHLEAGEATPPQKVDTDSGLPSGESPPGFSAALLPYLQALGREQLLARQWARVRRASRTEEGAAAPGCADASPAATGLVGRPPTYYDQVLTLFGQGALERRFAFDTEGRLLPAWQAAD, from the coding sequence ATGCAGTACCCGCGCCCGCGCAAGACCCGGATGCCACGCCGGCCCGCATACCAGCCGGCTCGTCGCCACCTGGCGCTGGCCGGGCCCGCCTGGCTGCTGCTGCCCCGCTGGGCGCACGGCAACGAGGGGCGCCCACCCGCGCCGTGCGCCCGTTGGCCATTGTGGGAGGCCTACCTGGCGCATTTCGTCCAGGCCGACGGGCGGGTGATCGACGACCAGCATGCCACCCGCTACACCACCTCCGAAGGCCAGGCCTACACCCTGTTCTTCGCGCTGGTGGCCAACGACCGGGACCGCTTCGACACCCTGTTGCAATGGACCGAGCGCCACCTGGCCGGTGGCGACCTGCACGACCGCCTGCCAGGCTGGCGCTGGGGGCGGCACGACGACGGGCGCTGGACGCTGATCGACGCCAACTCCGCCGCTGACGCCGACCTGTGGCTGGCGCACACCCTGTTCGAGGCGGCCCGACTGTGGAAGCAGCCACGCTATGGCGGGCTGGCCTATGCGCTGCTGAGCCGGGTGAAGGAGCAGGAGATCGTGACGCTGCCCGGCCTGGGGCCCATGCTGTTGCCGGCACCGCTGGGCTTCGTGCTGGGGCCGGGGCTGTGGCGCCTGAATCCCAGCTACCTGGCCCTGCACCAGTTGCGTGCCTTCCAGCGCATCGATCCCAGCGGCCCGTGGCAGGCCCTGGCGGACAACACCTTGACGCTGCTGCGCGGTGCCTGCACCCGCGGCTATGCGCCCGACTGGGTGAACTACAGCGCGGCCCGCGGCTGGCATGCCGGCCGCGACAGCCCGCCACTGGGCAGCTACGACGCGGTGCGCTGCTACCTGTGGGCCGGGCTGCTGGCGCCGCGGGATCCGTTGCGCGGCGCCTTGCTGGCGGTGCTGGGCGGCATGCGCCGGCACCTCGAGGCGGGCGAGGCCACTCCACCGCAGAAGGTCGACACCGACAGCGGCCTGCCTTCCGGCGAGTCGCCGCCCGGCTTTTCGGCGGCCTTGCTGCCTTACCTGCAGGCGCTCGGGCGCGAGCAGTTGCTGGCCCGGCAATGGGCCCGCGTCCGCCGTGCCAGCCGGACGGAGGAGGGCGCTGCCGCTCCCGGCTGTGCTGACGCCTCCCCGGCGGCCACCGGCCTGGTGGGGCGCCCCCCCACCTACTACGACCAAGTGCTGACACTGTTCGGCCAGGGCGCGCTGGAGCGGCGCTTTGCCTTCGACACCGAGGGCCGGCTGCTGCCGGCCTGGCAGGCGGCGGACTGA
- the bcsS gene encoding cellulose biosynthesis protein BcsS, whose protein sequence is MSPSAASWLARTACVAGIAVAMSTGASAQPVMQLWIAGLQLSPDNSYSYLGWLRPVWGGSLGRGWYHKTVGSWLTYRYDTDHEGRQVEVRARAPGVETGLGHVWQHDSLQVDLSVSAGVRHTRRRPDVASEGPDGTQLTLTPQLSLRQAWGPRTDGELLASYSFGTRGRFARARLGWRPQASWRGGVEASIAAGPDYRNNQIGLFAGRQVAPGLTLDFNAGRAHARDGGHSAYLGLAASKTF, encoded by the coding sequence ATGAGCCCGTCTGCAGCAAGCTGGCTGGCACGCACCGCCTGCGTCGCCGGCATCGCGGTGGCCATGTCCACCGGCGCCTCGGCGCAACCGGTCATGCAGCTGTGGATTGCCGGCCTGCAACTGTCGCCGGACAACAGCTACAGCTACCTCGGGTGGCTGCGGCCGGTCTGGGGCGGCAGCCTGGGCCGCGGCTGGTACCACAAGACGGTGGGCAGCTGGCTGACCTACCGCTACGACACCGACCATGAGGGCCGCCAGGTGGAGGTGCGCGCCCGCGCCCCTGGCGTGGAAACCGGGCTGGGCCATGTCTGGCAGCACGATTCGCTGCAGGTCGACCTCTCCGTCTCGGCCGGCGTACGCCACACGCGGCGGCGCCCTGACGTCGCCTCCGAAGGGCCCGACGGCACGCAGCTCACCCTCACGCCGCAGCTCTCGCTGCGCCAGGCCTGGGGCCCGCGCACCGATGGCGAGTTGCTGGCGTCCTACAGCTTCGGCACCCGCGGCCGCTTTGCGCGCGCCCGGCTGGGCTGGCGGCCCCAGGCGAGCTGGCGCGGCGGGGTGGAGGCCAGCATCGCGGCCGGCCCTGACTACCGGAACAACCAGATCGGCCTGTTCGCCGGGCGGCAGGTGGCGCCGGGCCTGACGCTCGACTTCAATGCCGGCCGGGCCCATGCACGCGACGGCGGCCACAGCGCCTACCTCGGGCTGGCCGCCTCCAAGACCTTCTGA